Proteins encoded together in one Undibacterium sp. CCC3.4 window:
- a CDS encoding aromatic ring-hydroxylating dioxygenase subunit alpha — MSDLASLSTLARSDAQLPVQVYFDETLLQREIKDLFQAGPRYVGHALMVPEVGDYATLAAENEGRMLVRSAHGIELMSNVCRHRQALMFNGRGNAKQIVCPLHRWTYDLTGELIGAPHFADTPCLHLKRTPLQNWNGLLFEQNGYNVMERMGQLSVTRELDFSGYLLDHVEVHECAYNWKTFIEVYLEDYHVEPFHPGLGSFVACDDLRWEFGEDYSVQTVGVANGLLKSGSETYRRWQEQVLQYRQGEAPKYGAIWLTLYPNIMVEWYPHVLVVSTLWPTATGKTRNVVEFYYPEEIVLFEREFIEAERAAYMETCVEDDEIGARMDAGRRALLARGENEVGPYQSPMEDGMQHFHEWYRRRMAL, encoded by the coding sequence ATGTCCGATCTGGCTTCTTTGTCTACACTCGCGCGTTCTGACGCGCAACTTCCGGTGCAAGTATATTTTGATGAAACGCTGTTACAGCGCGAAATCAAAGATTTGTTCCAAGCCGGCCCACGCTATGTCGGCCATGCATTGATGGTGCCTGAAGTTGGCGATTACGCCACGCTGGCCGCCGAAAATGAAGGTCGCATGCTGGTCCGCAGTGCTCACGGTATTGAGCTCATGTCTAACGTTTGCCGGCACCGGCAAGCGCTGATGTTCAATGGCCGCGGCAATGCCAAACAAATCGTCTGTCCGCTGCATCGCTGGACCTATGACCTCACAGGTGAGTTGATCGGCGCGCCGCATTTCGCCGATACACCTTGTCTGCATCTCAAGCGCACGCCGCTGCAGAATTGGAACGGCTTATTGTTCGAGCAAAACGGTTACAACGTCATGGAACGCATGGGCCAACTCAGTGTGACGCGTGAGCTCGATTTCAGCGGCTATTTGCTCGATCATGTCGAAGTGCATGAATGCGCTTACAACTGGAAAACCTTCATCGAAGTGTATCTGGAAGATTATCACGTCGAGCCGTTTCATCCCGGCTTGGGCAGCTTCGTTGCCTGTGATGATTTGCGCTGGGAATTCGGCGAAGATTACAGCGTGCAAACGGTCGGTGTGGCCAATGGTTTGCTCAAATCGGGTTCGGAAACTTATCGCCGCTGGCAAGAACAGGTGCTGCAATACCGTCAAGGCGAAGCACCGAAATACGGTGCCATTTGGTTGACCTTGTATCCCAACATCATGGTTGAGTGGTATCCGCATGTGTTGGTGGTCTCGACCTTATGGCCCACTGCAACCGGCAAGACGCGCAACGTGGTCGAGTTTTACTATCCCGAAGAAATCGTGCTGTTTGAGCGCGAGTTCATCGAGGCCGAACGCGCCGCCTACATGGAAACTTGTGTCGAAGATGATGAAATCGGCGCGCGCATGGATGCCGGTCGGCGTGCTTTGTTGGCGCGCGGTGAAAACGAAGTTGGCCCTTACCAATCGCCGATGGAAGATGGCATGCAGCATTTTCATGAATGGTACCGACGTCGTATGGCGTTGTAA